ACTAAATACAATTTACCTTTCCTCAATAAAAAAACCCCCTAGACTTTTTAATCTATTATCATTGTGGCGTTTCATATAAATGACACGCAACAGAATGACCTGGTTTAACTTGCTGGAGCATCGGAATTACCTGTTTGCACTTATCCATCGCAAAAGGACAGCGTGTATGGAATGTGCATCCTGTCGGCGGGTTTGACGGACTCGGTATATCACCTTTCAGCAATAGCTGTTCCCGCTCAAACTGCGGATCCGGAATTGGTACAGCCGATAAAAGCGCTTGTGTATAAGGATGTAATGGCTCATGATACAACGATTCACTTTCCGCAATTTCGACTAGCCTGCCTAAGTACATCACGCCTACCCGGTCACTAATATGTCGCACAACCCCTAAATCATGGGCAATAAATATATATGTCAGTTTCAAATCTTCCTGCAATCGCTGCATTAAATTTAAAACTTGTGCTTGAATCGATACGTCCAGGGCAGATACCGGTTCATCTGCAATAATCAGTTTCGGATTTGTCATTAAGGCTCTGGCGATACCAATACGCTGTCTTTGTCCGCCGCTAAACTGGTGAGGATAGCGCTTTGCATGATAGGAGCTTAAACCGACGATTTCCAAGTATTCATGGACTTTCCTTTTGCGTTCCTTCGCATTCCCGATTCCGTGGACAATTAACGGTTCCTCTAAAATTTTTTCAACCGTATGTCTTGGATTTAATGAAGCATAAGGATCCTGAAACACCATTTGAATTTCTCTCCGGACTTTCCGCATTTGTTCGCTGTTTAACTTTGTAAGCTCCACGCCATCAAATGTCACCTGGCCGTCTGTCGGTTCATGCAAACGCATAATCGCTCGACCAGTAGTAGATTTCCCGCAACCGGATTCTCCAACAATGCCTAATGTTTCACCTTCATAAAGCTCAAACGAAACGTCATCCACAGCCTTCACATCACCGACATGACGTGCAAACATCCCATGCCGGATTGGGAAATACTTTTTTAAATTGTCAACTTTCAGCAGCACTTTCGACATGTGTAACTCCCCCTTCTTCCATATCCAATAAGAAGCATCTTGCTTTATGTGTACCCGATGATTCATATAGCGGAGGGTTATTTGTTAAACAACGATCGAATGCATATTCACAACGTGCTGCAAAACGGCAGCCTTCCAAAATGGAACCCGGTTTCGGAACATTGCCAGGTATCGAATAAAGCGTATCCTTTTTATAACGCATATCCGGTACCGATTGGATAAGCCCTTTCGTATAAGGATGCTGCGGGTTTCTAAATATTTCATTAACCGGAGCTTCTTCTACGATTTGCCCTGCATACATAACAATGACGCGCTCACAAGTTTCCGCAACAACACCTAAATCATGTGTAATGAGTAAAACAGCAGTGTTCAGCCGTTCATTTAAATCTCTCATTAACTTTAAAATTTGGGCTTGGATTGTTACATCGAGGGCTGTTGTCGGTTCGTCGGCAATAAGTACTTTCGGATTACATACAAGGGCCATCGCAATCATTACACGTTGCCGCATCCCTCCCGACAGCTGATGTGGATAGTCTTTAAGCAACTGTTCCGCGCGCGGCAAACCGACCAGCTTCATGATTTCCACCGCCCGGGCACTCGCTTCTTTTTTTGACCATTTCGGATGGTGGATTCGGATTGCTTCGATCAATTGATTTCCGATTGTAAACAACGGATTCAGCGAAGTCATCGGCTCCTGGAAAATCATCGCGATTTCATTGCCTCGGATTTTGCGCATTTGCTTATCAGATAGTTTCGAAATATCTTGCCCTTTCAATAAAATTTCTCCATTTGTTATTTTTCCGGGAGGACTCGGTACAAGGCCCATAATAGAGAGGGAAGTAACACTTTTACCACAGCCGGACTCCCCTACGATGGCGAGAATTTCCCCTTCATGAATTGAAAAGCTTATTCGATCGACAGCTGCAACCTTTCCACTGTCTGAAAAAAATGTCGTTTCTAACTCTCTCACTTCAAGCACAGCTTTTCGACTCATTTAACCACCCCAATTTTCTGAAGATTAAAAGTATTTGAAAATATGATATTATAACATCTACTAATTTACAACATTATCGTAAAAAAATGTATTTTCAATTATGCATAAAAAAAGTGACCATGCTGATTTATTTCAACATAGTCACTTAAATTTAATCTAATTTTTGTACTTGGAATAAGTTATAATATGCTCCTTGTTGCTCCATTAGTAGTTGATGGGTGCCGGATTCTACAACTTCTCCGTGTTCGATGACGAAAATGTTGTCGGCATGGGTAATTGTAGACAGGCGGTGAGCAATAATGATCGTCGTCCGCTCATGTGCTAAACGGTCGAGGGAATCTTGAATTAGTGCTTCACTTTCCAGATCGAGTGCAGAAG
This genomic window from Solibacillus sp. FSL R5-0449 contains:
- a CDS encoding dipeptide ABC transporter ATP-binding protein produces the protein MSKVLLKVDNLKKYFPIRHGMFARHVGDVKAVDDVSFELYEGETLGIVGESGCGKSTTGRAIMRLHEPTDGQVTFDGVELTKLNSEQMRKVRREIQMVFQDPYASLNPRHTVEKILEEPLIVHGIGNAKERKRKVHEYLEIVGLSSYHAKRYPHQFSGGQRQRIGIARALMTNPKLIIADEPVSALDVSIQAQVLNLMQRLQEDLKLTYIFIAHDLGVVRHISDRVGVMYLGRLVEIAESESLYHEPLHPYTQALLSAVPIPDPQFEREQLLLKGDIPSPSNPPTGCTFHTRCPFAMDKCKQVIPMLQQVKPGHSVACHLYETPQ
- a CDS encoding ABC transporter ATP-binding protein, whose translation is MSRKAVLEVRELETTFFSDSGKVAAVDRISFSIHEGEILAIVGESGCGKSVTSLSIMGLVPSPPGKITNGEILLKGQDISKLSDKQMRKIRGNEIAMIFQEPMTSLNPLFTIGNQLIEAIRIHHPKWSKKEASARAVEIMKLVGLPRAEQLLKDYPHQLSGGMRQRVMIAMALVCNPKVLIADEPTTALDVTIQAQILKLMRDLNERLNTAVLLITHDLGVVAETCERVIVMYAGQIVEEAPVNEIFRNPQHPYTKGLIQSVPDMRYKKDTLYSIPGNVPKPGSILEGCRFAARCEYAFDRCLTNNPPLYESSGTHKARCFLLDMEEGGVTHVESAAES